One Ferrimicrobium sp. genomic region harbors:
- a CDS encoding site-specific integrase, translated as MRGYIRKRDKDVWQLVVDLPKDPISGNRRQKYVTVHGSKRKAEFELQKLLVSVKDEKVRSSTQSVASAMTEWFDRVREGLSPTTVQGYEGRIRRQILPELGALAIHEVSASHLDLLYQDLVRQGNSPASIRQTHAIIRRFFNQAMKWGWTGANPALLASPPKVRVPQVVTPSIDQLTKLLEEARAVHPQWGAFFLLAALTGMRRGELCALHWDDCKETGITVAKSLIYTSPGGTREAPTKTHQARFVALDEVAQSLIEDQKKQLQLAAQSVGLRLVVNPYLFYSEPDGSLPVHPDSPSKLFRRLADKYGWNELHLHSLRHFSATQLVAAGVDIRTVAGRLGHAEASVTLKVYSHVLEAKNQEAASIMGTLLGSPIKQEEGIG; from the coding sequence ATGAGAGGATACATTCGCAAGCGCGACAAGGATGTCTGGCAACTTGTTGTGGACCTCCCAAAGGACCCAATCTCGGGAAATCGTCGCCAGAAGTACGTGACCGTACATGGCTCCAAGCGCAAGGCTGAGTTCGAACTCCAGAAACTCTTGGTGAGCGTCAAGGACGAGAAAGTCCGATCCTCAACACAGTCTGTCGCCTCAGCCATGACCGAATGGTTCGATCGGGTGCGTGAAGGACTCTCTCCAACGACTGTCCAAGGCTACGAGGGGCGCATTCGGCGCCAGATCCTACCGGAACTTGGAGCGCTTGCCATCCACGAGGTGTCCGCCTCTCACTTGGACCTTCTGTACCAAGACCTGGTGAGGCAAGGCAACTCTCCTGCCTCTATTCGCCAGACTCATGCCATCATTCGACGTTTCTTCAATCAGGCGATGAAGTGGGGGTGGACAGGGGCGAACCCTGCCCTCTTGGCATCTCCTCCCAAGGTCCGAGTCCCTCAAGTTGTCACACCATCAATTGACCAGCTGACCAAGCTCTTGGAGGAAGCAAGGGCGGTGCATCCCCAGTGGGGAGCTTTCTTCCTGCTAGCGGCCCTCACGGGAATGCGACGTGGAGAACTCTGCGCCTTGCATTGGGACGACTGCAAGGAGACGGGGATCACGGTTGCCAAGTCCCTTATCTATACCTCACCTGGAGGAACACGAGAGGCACCGACCAAGACTCATCAAGCACGGTTCGTCGCACTTGACGAGGTTGCACAGTCCCTCATCGAGGATCAGAAGAAACAGCTTCAGCTGGCAGCCCAGAGCGTAGGCTTAAGGCTCGTTGTGAACCCATATCTTTTCTACTCAGAGCCTGACGGATCACTGCCAGTACATCCCGATAGCCCCTCCAAACTCTTTCGGCGCCTGGCGGATAAGTATGGGTGGAATGAACTGCACCTTCATAGCTTGCGCCACTTCTCCGCAACTCAGCTCGTCGCAGCTGGAGTGGACATTCGTACGGTCGCCGGACGCCTCGGCCATGCAGAGGCCTCTGTCACCTTGAAGGTCTATTCCCATGTGCTTGAGGCAAAGAACCAAGAGGCGGCATCAATTATGGGCACACTTTTGGGATCACCCATCAAGCAGGAGGAGGGAATTGGGTAG
- the sodN gene encoding superoxide dismutase, Ni translates to MYLTKILTLVDTLRAPAKASAHCDLPCGVYDPAQARIEAESIKAIVEKYNASDDQYFRDRATLIKEQRAEEVNRHLDVLWYQYFQPVHLEKYPQLHEVFWSAKKLTSQVKRTNDTAVADQLLASIGQISDIFWETKK, encoded by the coding sequence ATGTACCTCACAAAAATACTCACGTTGGTAGACACACTACGCGCTCCGGCCAAGGCCTCGGCGCACTGCGACCTACCATGTGGTGTTTACGATCCTGCACAAGCACGGATCGAGGCTGAATCCATCAAAGCTATCGTCGAAAAATATAATGCATCCGATGATCAGTACTTCAGAGATCGTGCCACCTTGATCAAGGAACAGCGTGCTGAGGAGGTCAATCGTCATCTTGATGTTCTGTGGTACCAGTATTTCCAGCCTGTCCACCTTGAGAAGTATCCGCAGCTCCACGAAGTATTTTGGAGCGCTAAGAAGCTAACAAGTCAAGTGAAGCGTACCAACGACACTGCCGTAGCTGATCAACTGCTTGCAAGCATTGGACAGATTAGCGATATCTTTTGGGAGACCAAGAAGTAG
- a CDS encoding S26 family signal peptidase has protein sequence MMASGALAWAMVQRYEVVGDSMCPTLTHGDRLLVLKWRWVPVGRILVLQDSHSDEHFIKRLVRRSQSSIWVEGDNPLGSTDSRQLGWFSNKSVVGWAIYRYYPSSRAGSLIGE, from the coding sequence GTGATGGCATCCGGGGCTTTAGCTTGGGCAATGGTGCAGCGATACGAGGTGGTTGGAGACTCGATGTGTCCGACGTTGACCCATGGCGACAGGTTATTGGTCTTGAAGTGGCGTTGGGTACCGGTTGGGCGGATCCTCGTTCTGCAGGATTCGCATTCGGACGAGCACTTCATTAAGAGGTTGGTACGCCGTTCTCAGTCCTCGATTTGGGTTGAGGGTGATAATCCCTTGGGTTCGACGGATAGTCGCCAGTTAGGTTGGTTCTCGAACAAGAGTGTTGTTGGCTGGGCTATCTACCGTTATTATCCATCCAGTAGGGCAGGGAGCTTGATCGGTGAGTAG